The DNA sequence CGTCATCCTGCTCTATCTGCTTCTGTTCGTAGTGATCTCGCTCCTGAACTCCGGAGCCAGCCGACCCCAGAGCGGCGCTTTCTCCGAAAGCAGGCCCTCGATCAAGGTTATTCAGAAGGATTCCGGTCCGCTGGCAGAACGCCTGGCGCAATACCTGAAGACCCAGGGACGGGAGGATGTCAGCCACATAACGGAAGATCAGGCCGAAGAGGCTATTTTCAAGGGAGCCGCTACCAGCGTCGTCATTATCCCGGAAACTTTTACCAAGAATTTTCTCGCGGGAACAACCAGCCTGACGGTCTATACCGACGATACCCAGATGAGCGCCGTACTCCTGCGGCAGAAGATCCAGCAGTATCTGATGTTCCTCAAGGCCGATCAAACCTTTCACGGAACAGCCGACCCCGCGCGGGTCGAAGCTGCCCTGGCCGTGCGGGCCAATGTGGTTCTGGATCATCCGGAAACAGCCGGCAATGGAGACAGCTGGTTCCGCTACTACTTCAATTTCATGACCTACATCCTCGTCGCCATCTTCATCATGGTCTTTTCCAACATCATGAATGAATTCAACGAAGACAACCTGAAGCGGCGCAATGCCATCGTCCCGTTCAGCTCCACCCGCTTTCAGGGTGCGATGGTGCTGGGACAGCTCCTCATTGCCTTTGGCATCACAGCCCTGTTCCTCATCATCGGTGCCGTCATCCGCCCGCAGGAAGCCGGATCCCTGAACTGGCCCGGTCACATCGCCAACGCCTCCGCCTTCACACTGGCGGCACTGGCAATGGCCTTCCTGGTCAACGCCCTGACCCGCAACCGCTTCATCCAGTCGGCACTGGCCACCGTTCTCTCTCTGGCCCTGTCCTTCATCTCCGGCGTCATGGTGCCTCAGGAGTTCCTTTCCTCCTCAGTGGTCACACTGTCCAAGTTCTTCCCCAGCTACTACTATGTCCGGGCCACTGATCAGATCCTGCAGAACGCCTCCTACCTCCCTCAGATCGGCATTCAGCTCCTGTTCGCCCTCTTCTTCCTGGTTCTCGGCCTTACCGCCATCCGCATCCGTCAGGGCGAAGATCTCCTGTTCAAAAAAAATCAGACTCCGCTCCGACCGACCGCTTCTTAACAAAAATCTGCCTGAGTCCCAGACTCACTCCGGCGAAGGACATCGGCCCATCCGATTCCTTCGCCGCTTCTGTTCCTGTCCTTTTCAAATCCAGTCATCGCCTGTCCCTTGCCTGTTTAATTACTATTCGTCCTCTTTTTCTTCTTTCCTTGCCTTCTTTGCCTTCTTTGCCTTCTTTGCTTCCCTTCTGCCACAGCGGTCCTTTGTGTTTGCTTTTTTAATTCAAATTATCCTCCGTACCGTTCTCTGCCCGCTCCGTGCCCCAGTGACAAAACTGTCATTTCATTCCGCCAGTAAACCAGAACCAGTTCGAATCGGAGGAACCCCATCCGGGTCTTGTGCGCCAGACTGTACCTCATGTAAGGACAGGCATTCTTCCTCTGCGGATTCCGGCGGATGATGCGGAAACATTTTCGGATCTTTCTTTCCTCTGTAACATATGTTACGTTTAAATCAGAGCATTTCACTTATCATTAAACCATCGACCATCGGTGATGACGAAACCATCCCTCACCGGTTCACCAAAGCAATCATTGAATCTACAGGATTCATTAAACGGAGGATACCATGGAAAAGAAAGATAAACTGAAGCAATTGATCCAGAGTCTCCATGACGGAATGGGGCAGAACGAAGCCCGGGCCATTTTCAAGCGCGAATTCGGCCAGATCAGCGGCGATGATCTGTCTCAGGCAGAAAAGCAGCTGGTCGCGGAAGGCATGCCGATTACGGAAATCCAGCGTCTGTGCGATGTCCATGCCTCCGTCTTTGAGGACAGCATCACGTTTCTGAAAAAGCCCGAGAAGGGATCCCTGCCGCTGGATCAGACCCCGGGTCATCCGGCCTTTGTCTTCCGCAAGGAAAATGACGGCATTGAGCGATTCCTGGCTGAAACGTTCCTGCCGGCTCTGAATCAGTTCGCTGAATCAGGAGACCGCGCCGCTCTGACCGATGCCGGTCAGCGTCTGGCCAAGATCTCCCAGCACTACAAGCGCAAGGAAAACCTCTTCTTCCCCTTCCTGGAACGCGAAGGTGTTACCGCTCCCCCGAAAGTCATGTGGGGGGTGGATGATGAAATCCGCGACACCATCCGGAACCTGAATGGAATGGTCGAAGACGGCGGCCGCGAGGACATCATCGCCCTGGCCAACCAGGCAGTAACCGATGTCCGCAGCATGATCAGCAAGGAGAACAACATTCTCATGCCAATGATGCTTGATAAATTTACGAATGAGGACTGGCAGCTGATTGGCCGGGATTCCTCCGAAATTGGCTATGTGTTCACCGGCGATGCCGAAGGCGCTGCGCCCTCCGACGCCGTGACCTGGTACCAGGCCCAGACCGGAGACGACTCCAACGTGAACGTGGCCACTGACGGCGAGATCAAGCTCCCCTCCGGGTTCTTCAGCACCCGGGAACTGGAAGCCGTTCTCAATACCCTGCCCAGTGATGTAACCTTCGTCGGGGCAGACGGCAAAGTCCATTACTTCTCCGAAGGCAAGACCCGGGTGTTCCCCCGCACTCGTTCCATCATCGGCCGGGATGTGGAGAACTGCCATCCGCCCAAGAGCCTCCATGTAGTGGAAAAGCTCATCGAAGATTTTAAATCAGGCAAAAAGGAAGAAGAGAGCTTTTGGATCCAGAAGGGCGGCATGTTCATCCTGATCCGTTACTACGCCGTCCGCGACAAAGAAGGCACCTACCTGGGCGTCGTCGAAGTCACCGAAGAAATCTCCGGTCTGCGTTCCCTGGAAGGATCCAAGACGCTGCTGAGCGAATAGCCGGCATCCCTTTCATCCTTACCCATTTCCCTTACCCGCTTACTTCAAATCCCCCTCTGAACTCCCTCCCCTTTCATTCCAACCCCCTGAACAGTTTCCGCCTGAGACGCCCCCCGTCTCAGGCGCTTTTTTTCTGCCGTTTTTTCGGTTTGCGCAAATTCTCCTGCCTGTTCCTGAAGCGGTCAGCCCTCAGGGGGTATAATGGACT is a window from the Clostridiaceae bacterium HFYG-1003 genome containing:
- a CDS encoding ABC transporter permease; translated protein: MTLFKYFLKLAWRQKYVILLYLLLFVVISLLNSGASRPQSGAFSESRPSIKVIQKDSGPLAERLAQYLKTQGREDVSHITEDQAEEAIFKGAATSVVIIPETFTKNFLAGTTSLTVYTDDTQMSAVLLRQKIQQYLMFLKADQTFHGTADPARVEAALAVRANVVLDHPETAGNGDSWFRYYFNFMTYILVAIFIMVFSNIMNEFNEDNLKRRNAIVPFSSTRFQGAMVLGQLLIAFGITALFLIIGAVIRPQEAGSLNWPGHIANASAFTLAALAMAFLVNALTRNRFIQSALATVLSLALSFISGVMVPQEFLSSSVVTLSKFFPSYYYVRATDQILQNASYLPQIGIQLLFALFFLVLGLTAIRIRQGEDLLFKKNQTPLRPTAS
- a CDS encoding DUF438 domain-containing protein, which gives rise to MEKKDKLKQLIQSLHDGMGQNEARAIFKREFGQISGDDLSQAEKQLVAEGMPITEIQRLCDVHASVFEDSITFLKKPEKGSLPLDQTPGHPAFVFRKENDGIERFLAETFLPALNQFAESGDRAALTDAGQRLAKISQHYKRKENLFFPFLEREGVTAPPKVMWGVDDEIRDTIRNLNGMVEDGGREDIIALANQAVTDVRSMISKENNILMPMMLDKFTNEDWQLIGRDSSEIGYVFTGDAEGAAPSDAVTWYQAQTGDDSNVNVATDGEIKLPSGFFSTRELEAVLNTLPSDVTFVGADGKVHYFSEGKTRVFPRTRSIIGRDVENCHPPKSLHVVEKLIEDFKSGKKEEESFWIQKGGMFILIRYYAVRDKEGTYLGVVEVTEEISGLRSLEGSKTLLSE